The Pseudomonas cucumis sequence GTGAGTAACCGAGGTGAGCAGTCGCTGCTCAAACAATCGACCATCCTGATGTTCGCCGTGGCGATCGCCGGGATCGTCACCGGTTTTATTTCTGGTGCCCAATCCATCCTGTTCGATGGTTTTTTCTCGTTGATCGCGACCTTCATCAAGGTCCTTATGTTGATCACCGCCAAACTGATCGCCAAAGAAAGCAACCATCGCTTCCAGTTCGGCTTCTGGCACCTGGAGCCCATGGTGCTGCTGATCGAAGGCAGTTTTCTGTTGTTGATTGCGATCTACGCCTTTCTCAACGGTGTGTTCGGCATTATCAATGGCGGTCGTGAGATCGAGCTTGGGTTGGTGATCATCTACGCGGCGGTGTTCACCGTCGTCGAGTTCGCTTATTTCTTCTACGTCCGCCATCGCAATCGAAAGCTCAAATCAACGCTGATCCAGTTCGACAACATCAGTTGGCTGGTGGACGCGATGCTTTCGGTGGGCCTGCTGGTCAGTTTTCTCGCCGCGCTGCTGCTCAAGAGCCAGGGCTATGACGAGTGGGCGGTGTATGTCGACCCATTGATCCTGATTCTGCTGGCGCTGAGCATGCTGCCACCGGCCTTCAAGATTCTCGGCCCAGCGTTGCAAGATGTGCTGGGGATTGCTCCCGATCAATTGAATGACACCGTGCGCCAGGTTATGGACGTGGCCAAAGTCGAACATGGTTTCGACGACTACATCTCCTACGTGCAGAAGCACGGACGGGCGCGGTTTATCGAGATTCACGTGGTGTTGCCGGCGGATTACCGGCTGCAGAGCGTGAAACAGCTGGATGCGCTGCGGGAGGAGATTTCCGCGAAGCTCGGCAAGCCGGATGCGGCGAGATGGTTGACCATCAGTTTTACCGGGGACAGGAAGTGGATTGCCTGATGGGCTGGTGACCTGTGGCGAGGGGGTCAAGCCCCTTCGCCACAAAAAACTCAACCGAGGTAGTCAGCCAACCCGCGATAACAGGTCGCCAAGTGATAAGGCGTGGTCGAAGGCATGTCCTTGCGGCTTACTTCGCCCTGCTCATCGCGACACTCATACCAGCCACCCGCATGTAAAAAGCGCTGTTGCAGCGCCTGCAATTGGCGCTGCACGGACGCTTCGCTGTTTGGGCG is a genomic window containing:
- a CDS encoding cation diffusion facilitator family transporter translates to MSNRGEQSLLKQSTILMFAVAIAGIVTGFISGAQSILFDGFFSLIATFIKVLMLITAKLIAKESNHRFQFGFWHLEPMVLLIEGSFLLLIAIYAFLNGVFGIINGGREIELGLVIIYAAVFTVVEFAYFFYVRHRNRKLKSTLIQFDNISWLVDAMLSVGLLVSFLAALLLKSQGYDEWAVYVDPLILILLALSMLPPAFKILGPALQDVLGIAPDQLNDTVRQVMDVAKVEHGFDDYISYVQKHGRARFIEIHVVLPADYRLQSVKQLDALREEISAKLGKPDAARWLTISFTGDRKWIA